One genomic segment of Desulfomicrobium sp. ZS1 includes these proteins:
- a CDS encoding S41 family peptidase, protein MRIAFFWMLAVLMALPVPAGAQSVPLEEIRRILLNEALVPPNHAELEKLDEAGLPAFLERFDPYARYFPAQEYQSPMTGREAWIGIGAELIVRGEDIFLSVYRGGAADKAGVPDRARLLEVDGRSVAGLDAQDVAALLKGEEDTAVRLALARPDGGSFDVRVARETFKPLDVEPVPPGDRQVLRLREFVVGMTRPALQATIDFLARKGAGRDGLLIIDLRDAGGGDLYEAFDMAGMFLPAGTLLGTIQDRGEMAREVRAPSGEKYSMPVALIVGPDTASSAEIFAGALHRQGRALLVGRRTYGKCSSQTDARLSDGSVLRYTNRDVLLPDGSSCSGAGLVPDREVSGAELMDLAGLVQVVDSVLAGK, encoded by the coding sequence GTGAGGATTGCGTTCTTCTGGATGCTGGCCGTGCTGATGGCCTTGCCGGTCCCTGCGGGGGCGCAGTCCGTGCCCCTGGAGGAGATCCGCCGGATTCTGCTGAACGAGGCCCTGGTTCCCCCGAATCATGCGGAACTTGAAAAATTGGACGAAGCCGGACTGCCCGCCTTTTTGGAACGGTTCGATCCGTATGCGCGCTACTTCCCGGCGCAGGAATATCAGTCCCCCATGACCGGACGCGAGGCCTGGATCGGCATCGGCGCGGAGCTGATTGTGCGCGGCGAAGATATTTTCCTCTCCGTCTACCGGGGCGGCGCGGCGGACAAGGCGGGAGTGCCCGACCGCGCAAGGTTGCTTGAAGTCGACGGCCGGAGCGTGGCCGGGCTCGATGCCCAGGACGTGGCCGCGCTGCTGAAAGGCGAGGAGGACACCGCCGTGCGTCTGGCTTTGGCCCGGCCCGATGGCGGGAGCTTTGATGTCCGGGTCGCGCGCGAGACCTTCAAGCCCCTGGATGTGGAGCCCGTGCCTCCGGGGGATCGGCAGGTACTGCGCCTGCGCGAGTTCGTCGTCGGCATGACCCGCCCCGCGTTGCAGGCCACCATCGATTTTCTGGCCCGAAAGGGCGCGGGGCGTGACGGGCTGCTGATCATCGATCTGCGCGATGCTGGCGGCGGCGACCTCTACGAGGCCTTCGACATGGCGGGCATGTTCCTGCCTGCGGGAACGCTTCTGGGCACCATCCAGGACCGGGGCGAGATGGCGCGCGAAGTGCGGGCCCCGTCTGGGGAAAAGTACTCCATGCCCGTGGCGCTCATCGTCGGCCCGGACACGGCCAGTTCCGCCGAAATCTTCGCCGGGGCCCTGCACCGGCAGGGCCGGGCCTTGCTGGTGGGCCGGCGCACCTACGGCAAATGCAGCTCCCAGACCGACGCCCGCCTGTCCGACGGATCGGTGCTGCGCTACACCAACCGAGACGTCCTGCTCCCGGATGGCAGCTCCTGCTCCGGGGCGGGCCTCGTGCCGGACAGGGAAGTGTCCGGCGCCGAGCTTATGGATCTGGCGGGCCTTGTGCAGGTGGTGGATAGCGTTCTGGCCGGCAAGTGA
- a CDS encoding DUF3465 domain-containing protein, which produces MKRLLLIVAIAIALYVGYGKTNGFRQITGSQAAYTSSEQASSVDLIQTAFTKQKSGVQVQGEGIVSKILADDSDGSRHQRFILTLPSGQTLLVAHNIDLAPPVASLKVGDSVAFNGVYEWNAKGGVIHWTHHDPAGRHEVGWLRHAGQTYQ; this is translated from the coding sequence ATGAAGAGACTCCTACTGATTGTCGCAATCGCAATAGCCCTTTATGTAGGGTACGGAAAAACGAATGGGTTTCGCCAAATCACAGGGTCACAAGCGGCCTATACGAGCAGCGAACAGGCAAGTTCTGTCGATTTAATTCAGACTGCTTTCACTAAACAGAAAAGCGGCGTTCAGGTTCAAGGTGAAGGTATCGTATCTAAGATTCTAGCAGATGACAGTGATGGAAGTCGGCATCAACGCTTTATTCTTACCCTTCCTTCCGGTCAAACGCTACTCGTTGCTCACAACATTGACTTGGCGCCGCCAGTTGCGTCGCTCAAAGTGGGAGATTCCGTTGCGTTCAATGGTGTATATGAATGGAACGCGAAGGGCGGCGTGATTCACTGGACTCACCATGATCCTGCCGGTCGCCATGAAGTTGGTTGGCTCAGGCATGCTGGTCAGACCTACCAGTAG
- a CDS encoding DUF89 domain-containing protein has protein sequence MRTSLDCLPCIVRQAVDASRMVMADEPTVLKIMKIVFERLACLNLSATPPEIVREVHAVIRRELHDVDPFLSIKKKSTQRALDIAGSAKVAIESAGNPFAAAVAFSIAGNILDFGMRSEWNEALIAESFSKALECSLKFDDTALARFHDEIATADMVLVLGDNAGEAVFDRLLIEHFPRRKKVFYAVKSSPVINDATREDAVEASIAEVAEIIANGADIPGTMLGECSEEFLRIFHTADVVISKGQGNFETLNEAKRKIWFLFQVKCPVIAKHYAYSVGDWMILEKSRNDSGCTKPLR, from the coding sequence ATGAGAACATCTCTTGACTGCTTGCCCTGTATTGTCCGTCAGGCCGTGGACGCTTCCAGGATGGTCATGGCTGACGAACCGACCGTGCTTAAGATCATGAAGATTGTTTTTGAAAGGCTTGCCTGTTTGAACCTTTCCGCCACGCCTCCGGAAATAGTCCGCGAGGTTCATGCTGTCATTCGCAGGGAACTTCATGATGTGGACCCCTTCTTGTCCATAAAGAAGAAATCCACGCAGCGTGCCCTGGACATTGCCGGAAGCGCGAAGGTCGCCATCGAAAGTGCCGGAAATCCATTTGCGGCGGCGGTGGCGTTTTCCATAGCCGGGAACATTTTGGATTTCGGCATGCGGTCCGAATGGAACGAAGCGCTCATAGCCGAGTCTTTTTCTAAAGCTCTGGAGTGCTCCTTGAAATTTGACGACACGGCGTTGGCCCGGTTTCATGACGAAATCGCCACGGCCGACATGGTGCTCGTGTTGGGAGACAACGCGGGTGAAGCGGTTTTTGACAGACTGCTTATTGAACATTTTCCGCGACGAAAGAAGGTCTTTTATGCGGTCAAGTCATCTCCGGTCATCAATGACGCCACTCGGGAAGACGCCGTGGAGGCCAGCATTGCCGAGGTGGCGGAAATCATTGCCAACGGCGCGGACATTCCCGGAACGATGCTTGGAGAATGTTCTGAAGAGTTTCTGCGGATTTTTCACACGGCGGACGTCGTGATCTCCAAGGGGCAGGGCAATTTTGAAACCCTCAATGAAGCCAAAAGGAAGATTTGGTTTTTGTTTCAGGTAAAATGCCCTGTCATCGCCAAGCATTACGCATACAGCGTCGGAGATTGGATGATTCTCGAAAAGAGCAGGAATGACAGTGGCTGCACAAAGCCTCTACGGTAA
- a CDS encoding nucleotidyltransferase substrate binding protein translates to MNPDIRWKQRFDNFVRALSTLEHAAHLASQRPLSDLEELGLIHAFEFTHELAWNTLKDFLEHKGITGLIGSRDATRTAFKHELIEDGQTWMDMIKDRNLSSHTYHLEVANRIAGNVLTRYYPAFQALSTRLKAAMNEETA, encoded by the coding sequence ATGAATCCTGACATCCGCTGGAAGCAACGCTTCGACAACTTCGTCCGGGCGCTATCCACTCTGGAACATGCGGCGCACCTCGCCAGCCAGCGCCCTTTGAGCGATCTGGAGGAGTTGGGGCTAATCCATGCATTTGAATTCACGCACGAACTGGCCTGGAACACACTCAAGGACTTTCTTGAACACAAGGGTATCACCGGGCTTATCGGCTCACGCGACGCCACTCGCACGGCGTTCAAGCACGAACTGATCGAGGATGGCCAGACCTGGATGGACATGATCAAGGACCGCAACCTGAGTTCCCATACCTACCATCTGGAAGTGGCAAACCGCATCGCGGGCAACGTGCTGACACGTTACTATCCCGCTTTCCAGGCCCTATCGACCCGCCTCAAAGCCGCCATGAACGAGGAAACCGCCTGA
- a CDS encoding DUF2235 domain-containing protein, with translation MSKRIVICADGTWNTPDQKDEGVVSPTNVARLAMCVAPFAGDGRRQLLYYDTGVGTRWYDRIRGGISGVGISRNILQAYRFLMEQYEDGDDIFLFGFSRGAYTVRSLSGLLRNSGLLCKNYLHKLNDAYRLYRRRDKQSHPRAIESQLFRRTYSREVRVHCIGVWDTVGALGIPSRNFDIFNKLLNVEFHDVELSSRINNAFQALAIDERRSAFEPCVWRQQEGSYCQRLEQVWFAGVHSNIGGGYRDTGLSDIALTWMMERAKECGLEFDPAPMKRLGLAIRPAWDGQLMESKKGVYRLFPDYIRPIEPTEADNATVAPQAWQRFDTDPAYQSNCPNLARLDRDGQP, from the coding sequence ATGTCCAAACGCATCGTCATCTGTGCCGACGGCACCTGGAACACTCCGGACCAGAAGGATGAAGGGGTGGTTTCACCGACCAATGTGGCTAGGCTGGCCATGTGCGTGGCGCCGTTTGCCGGGGACGGCAGGCGGCAGCTGCTTTATTACGATACCGGCGTGGGCACACGCTGGTACGACAGGATACGGGGCGGGATTTCCGGGGTGGGGATTTCGAGGAATATTTTGCAGGCGTACCGGTTTCTGATGGAACAGTACGAGGACGGCGACGACATCTTTCTGTTCGGTTTCAGCCGTGGGGCCTACACTGTGCGCAGCCTGTCCGGGTTGCTGCGTAATTCGGGACTGCTCTGCAAGAACTACCTGCACAAACTAAACGACGCCTACCGGCTCTACCGCCGCCGCGACAAGCAGTCCCACCCTCGGGCCATCGAGTCCCAGCTTTTTCGCCGCACCTATTCCCGCGAGGTCCGCGTGCACTGCATCGGCGTGTGGGACACGGTGGGGGCGCTGGGCATTCCGTCCAGGAACTTCGACATTTTCAACAAGCTCCTGAACGTCGAATTCCACGACGTGGAACTGAGCAGCCGCATCAACAACGCCTTTCAGGCCCTGGCCATCGACGAGCGCCGCAGCGCGTTCGAGCCCTGCGTGTGGAGGCAGCAGGAAGGGTCCTACTGCCAGCGGCTGGAGCAGGTCTGGTTTGCGGGCGTGCATTCCAATATCGGCGGGGGCTACCGGGATACCGGCCTCTCGGACATCGCCCTGACTTGGATGATGGAGCGGGCGAAAGAATGCGGCCTGGAGTTCGACCCCGCCCCCATGAAGCGCCTAGGCCTTGCAATCCGCCCCGCCTGGGACGGCCAGCTGATGGAATCCAAAAAGGGCGTCTACAGGCTCTTCCCGGACTACATCCGCCCCATCGAACCCACCGAGGCAGACAACGCCACCGTGGCCCCGCAAGCCTGGCAACGCTTCGACACCGACCCGGCCTACCAGTCAAACTGCCCCAACCTGGCCCGGCTTGACCGAGACGGACAACCTTGA
- a CDS encoding YMGG-like glycine zipper-containing protein: MKKIVKVLVVVLLVFAMLPGCATMTDKNRTQAEGTGVGAVLGGLLGYAVGGGKGAAIGAAAGAGLGFLVGNEIAKRKQAYATTEEFLDAEISNTQEYNKTAIAYNAKLSKDVATLEKQSKTLRAQYDKGTVDKKVLAAKSDELQKKIDASKKLENTLAKELDVQTAILADEKKARPAGDQYVARLEKEVGTLQKNLDKLRDGSTQLAQIDQRLSV; this comes from the coding sequence ATGAAAAAGATAGTGAAAGTTCTTGTCGTGGTACTTCTGGTCTTCGCCATGCTGCCCGGATGCGCGACCATGACCGACAAGAACCGCACTCAGGCCGAAGGCACGGGCGTGGGCGCGGTGCTGGGTGGCCTGCTCGGTTATGCCGTGGGCGGGGGCAAGGGCGCGGCCATCGGAGCCGCGGCCGGCGCGGGGCTCGGCTTTCTGGTCGGCAACGAGATCGCCAAGCGCAAGCAGGCCTACGCCACTACGGAGGAGTTCCTCGACGCGGAAATCTCCAACACGCAGGAGTACAACAAGACGGCCATCGCCTACAACGCGAAGCTCTCCAAGGACGTGGCCACGCTGGAAAAGCAGTCCAAGACCCTGCGCGCCCAGTACGACAAGGGCACGGTGGACAAGAAGGTTTTGGCGGCCAAAAGCGACGAGCTGCAGAAGAAGATCGACGCCAGCAAGAAGCTTGAAAATACCCTGGCCAAGGAGCTTGACGTCCAGACCGCCATCCTGGCCGACGAGAAAAAGGCCCGCCCTGCCGGCGACCAGTACGTCGCTCGCCTGGAAAAGGAAGTCGGCACGCTGCAGAAGAACCTGGACAAGCTGCGTGACGGCAGTACCCAGCTGGCCCAGATCGACCAGAGGCTGAGCGTATGA
- a CDS encoding nucleotidyltransferase domain-containing protein, giving the protein MRFGLPEEAIQEIQDALALYPEVEKAILYGSRAMGTFKPGSDIDLTLVGEKLTHNHLLGIMSDLDDLLLPWMIDLSLYADLDHSGLREHIGRVGQPLYERDMK; this is encoded by the coding sequence ATGCGTTTCGGACTGCCCGAAGAGGCCATCCAGGAAATCCAGGACGCCTTGGCCCTGTATCCCGAAGTGGAAAAGGCGATTCTTTACGGTTCCCGCGCCATGGGCACCTTCAAGCCCGGCTCGGACATCGACCTGACCCTGGTCGGCGAAAAGCTGACCCACAACCACCTTTTGGGCATCATGTCCGACCTCGACGACCTGCTCCTGCCCTGGATGATCGACCTGTCCCTCTACGCCGATCTCGATCATTCCGGGCTGCGGGAGCACATCGGCCGCGTGGGGCAGCCGCTGTACGAGCGGGACATGAAATAG
- a CDS encoding SUMF1/EgtB/PvdO family nonheme iron enzyme, with translation MIFLFFAVACCLAVSMNAALAEAPPQTPYNPKPAEGDLVLPMPGDAEMVFRRVPVPGSGFWGDQSRIIQIGDASGGIFEGLQRTQISGSFPSGTDEAWELVMAKYELTRGQYVAVMGMDALLAASGDPEDKKLPTLKGRELRDALMLPLAYVGHGDVLEFIRRYNQWLFDSAHPERVAAMPRLDEVPGFMRLPTEDEWEYCARGGLASIQAGAFDNALPFAAAEANEFAWHLGNAKHQLRPVGLRKPDAGGFHDLFGNAQEMTSGLFRPEIWQGKPGGVAVRGGSVSTPAADLRSALRAELDVYAWNVDEKKVEERRSFNTGARLAIGANVVVTSGQRARIEKEYEAYKADLRRTMPVGRTLDNLVSQASVQIGAADPIIERLIKDNPALKEPLGAVQSTLDKARERLELAQRESARSLAQDAARNGVNLSVYLSRLERLTDTLALAKELAETSTRYQEQVAAVEKSMAELKTALGEQMQGYKDKIGTLGEYEKAYIDFAFTELEGREMTKRERLVMKLLKGHAQNFAEQRRADTELWLEEFRKGFAEFSDS, from the coding sequence ATGATTTTTCTTTTTTTCGCGGTGGCATGCTGTCTCGCGGTTTCGATGAACGCGGCCCTGGCCGAAGCGCCGCCGCAGACCCCGTACAATCCCAAACCGGCCGAAGGCGACCTGGTCCTACCCATGCCGGGCGACGCCGAGATGGTTTTTCGCCGGGTGCCGGTGCCGGGCAGCGGTTTCTGGGGCGACCAGAGCCGCATCATCCAGATCGGCGACGCTTCGGGGGGCATCTTCGAAGGCCTGCAGCGCACCCAGATCAGCGGCTCCTTTCCGTCCGGCACGGATGAGGCCTGGGAGCTGGTCATGGCCAAGTACGAGCTGACCCGTGGCCAGTATGTCGCGGTCATGGGCATGGACGCTCTGCTGGCCGCCAGCGGAGACCCCGAGGACAAGAAGCTGCCGACCCTGAAGGGTCGTGAGCTGCGCGACGCGCTGATGCTGCCCCTGGCCTATGTCGGCCACGGGGACGTGCTCGAATTCATCCGCCGCTACAATCAGTGGCTGTTCGATTCGGCCCATCCCGAGCGGGTGGCAGCCATGCCCCGCCTGGACGAGGTGCCCGGATTCATGCGCCTGCCCACCGAGGACGAATGGGAATACTGCGCCCGGGGCGGTCTCGCGTCCATCCAGGCCGGGGCCTTCGACAACGCCCTGCCGTTTGCTGCGGCCGAGGCCAACGAGTTCGCCTGGCATCTCGGCAACGCCAAGCACCAGTTGCGGCCGGTGGGGCTGCGCAAGCCCGACGCGGGCGGGTTTCACGACCTCTTCGGCAACGCCCAGGAGATGACCTCGGGCCTGTTCCGGCCGGAGATCTGGCAGGGCAAGCCCGGCGGCGTGGCCGTGCGCGGCGGGAGCGTCTCCACCCCGGCCGCTGATCTGCGCAGCGCGCTTCGCGCGGAGCTCGACGTCTACGCCTGGAACGTTGACGAGAAAAAGGTCGAGGAGAGGAGATCCTTCAACACCGGGGCGCGTCTGGCCATCGGAGCCAACGTGGTGGTGACCTCGGGCCAGCGCGCCCGCATCGAGAAAGAGTACGAGGCCTACAAGGCCGACTTGCGCAGGACCATGCCCGTGGGCCGCACCCTCGATAACCTGGTCAGCCAGGCCTCGGTCCAGATCGGCGCGGCCGACCCCATCATCGAGCGCCTCATAAAGGACAACCCGGCCCTCAAAGAGCCCCTGGGGGCGGTCCAGTCCACCCTGGACAAGGCCAGAGAGCGTCTTGAACTGGCCCAGCGCGAGAGCGCGCGCAGCCTGGCCCAGGACGCGGCCCGCAACGGGGTCAATCTGTCGGTCTATCTGTCCCGCCTGGAGCGGCTGACGGACACGCTGGCCCTGGCCAAGGAACTTGCCGAGACGTCGACGCGCTACCAGGAGCAGGTCGCGGCGGTGGAGAAGTCCATGGCTGAGCTTAAGACGGCGCTGGGCGAGCAGATGCAGGGCTACAAGGACAAGATCGGAACCCTGGGCGAGTACGAGAAGGCCTACATCGACTTCGCCTTCACGGAGCTTGAGGGCCGGGAAATGACCAAACGCGAACGCCTGGTCATGAAGCTGCTCAAAGGGCACGCCCAGAACTTCGCGGAGCAGCGCCGTGCGGATACCGAACTTTGGCTGGAGGAGTTCCGCAAGGGCTTCGCCGAATTTTCAGATTCATAA
- a CDS encoding neutral zinc metallopeptidase produces MKWRGRQESTNIEDRRGRSVRRAGIGGLGGLGLIVAVVYMLMGGNPLDLLTVIQEQPTAYEQTGGNYQESAEEAQLRTFSAVVLKETEEVWNELFARSGQVYEEPTLTIYSGSVQSGCGFASSGSGPFYCPVDRKIYLDLRFYDDMHSKFGAPGDFAMAYVIAHEVGHHVQNLLGILDKVHSQRSSISQEQFNALSVKLELQADYLAGVFAHHVQNKNLLDEGDFEEAMTAASAVGDDTIQKKTQGYIMPDSFTHGTSEQRMLWFRKGFRTGDLSEGDTFKPGAM; encoded by the coding sequence ATGAAATGGCGCGGGCGGCAGGAAAGTACGAACATCGAAGACCGCAGAGGGCGGAGCGTCCGACGGGCCGGAATAGGGGGGCTGGGCGGCTTGGGGCTGATTGTTGCCGTCGTTTACATGCTCATGGGCGGTAACCCCTTGGACCTGCTGACGGTTATCCAGGAGCAGCCGACCGCTTATGAACAAACCGGGGGCAACTATCAGGAAAGCGCCGAAGAAGCGCAGTTGCGCACGTTTTCAGCGGTCGTGCTGAAGGAAACCGAGGAGGTCTGGAACGAGCTGTTTGCCAGGAGCGGTCAAGTCTACGAAGAGCCGACCCTGACGATTTATTCCGGCAGCGTGCAGTCCGGATGCGGATTTGCCTCCTCCGGTTCCGGGCCTTTCTATTGCCCAGTGGACAGAAAAATCTATCTCGATTTACGGTTCTACGATGACATGCACAGCAAATTCGGAGCGCCGGGGGATTTTGCCATGGCCTATGTCATCGCCCACGAGGTGGGGCATCATGTCCAGAACCTACTGGGTATCCTGGATAAGGTCCATTCCCAGCGGTCCAGCATCAGCCAGGAGCAGTTCAACGCCCTGTCGGTCAAATTGGAATTGCAGGCGGATTACCTGGCCGGAGTGTTCGCGCACCATGTCCAGAACAAGAATCTGCTCGACGAGGGCGACTTCGAGGAGGCCATGACGGCGGCCAGCGCCGTGGGCGACGACACCATTCAGAAGAAGACGCAAGGCTACATAATGCCCGACAGCTTCACCCACGGTACTTCGGAGCAGCGCATGCTCTGGTTCAGAAAAGGCTTCCGGACCGGCGATCTGTCCGAAGGCGACACTTTCAAACCAGGGGCGATGTAG